In one window of Streptomyces sp. FXJ1.172 DNA:
- a CDS encoding ABC transporter ATP-binding protein: MGAEICVEGLTKSFGSQVIWRDVSLTLPAGEVSVLLGPSGTGKSVFLKTLVGLLKPERGSITIQGRDITRLREHDLYEVRKLFGVLFQDGALFGSMDLYDNIAFPLREHTRRSESEIRRIVLEKMEMVGLIGAEGKLPGEISGGMRKRAGLARALVLDPEIILFDEPDSGLDPVRVAYLNQLIVDLNAQIDATFLIVTHDIASARQVPDNIGLLFRRELVMFGQREQLLTSDEPVVRQFLNGRMQGPIGMAEEKDAAQVEQELAGIDEGGAVQEMTPRLLPSPGIPRPPRWEAIARREAELHGKAVNRA; the protein is encoded by the coding sequence ATGGGTGCCGAGATCTGTGTGGAAGGGCTGACCAAGTCCTTCGGCTCCCAGGTCATCTGGCGGGACGTCTCGCTGACGCTGCCCGCCGGGGAGGTCTCGGTGCTGCTCGGCCCCTCGGGGACGGGCAAGTCGGTGTTCCTCAAGACGCTCGTGGGGCTGCTGAAGCCGGAGCGCGGCTCCATCACGATCCAGGGCCGGGACATCACCAGGCTGCGTGAGCACGACCTGTACGAGGTGCGGAAGCTGTTCGGGGTGCTGTTCCAGGACGGCGCGCTGTTCGGCTCGATGGACCTGTACGACAACATCGCCTTCCCGCTGCGCGAGCACACCCGCAGGTCCGAGAGCGAGATCCGGCGCATCGTGCTGGAGAAGATGGAGATGGTCGGGCTGATCGGCGCCGAGGGCAAGCTGCCCGGCGAGATCTCCGGCGGGATGCGCAAGCGGGCCGGGCTGGCCCGCGCCCTGGTCCTCGACCCGGAGATCATCCTGTTCGACGAGCCGGACTCCGGCCTGGACCCGGTGCGCGTGGCCTACCTCAACCAGCTCATCGTCGACCTCAACGCACAGATCGACGCGACCTTCCTGATCGTCACCCACGACATCGCCTCGGCCCGCCAGGTACCGGACAACATCGGGCTGTTGTTCCGGCGCGAGCTGGTGATGTTCGGGCAACGCGAGCAGCTGCTGACCAGCGACGAGCCCGTCGTACGGCAGTTCCTGAACGGCCGGATGCAGGGTCCGATCGGCATGGCGGAGGAGAAGGACGCGGCCCAGGTCGAGCAGGAACTGGCCGGGATCGACGAGGGCGGCGCGGTGCAGGAGATGACTCCCCGTCTGCTGCCGAGCCCGGGTATCCCCCGCCCGCCCCGCTGGGAGGCGATCGCGAGACGGGAGGCCGAACTGCACGGGAAGGCGGTGAACCGCGCATGA